The proteins below come from a single Elgaria multicarinata webbii isolate HBS135686 ecotype San Diego chromosome 11, rElgMul1.1.pri, whole genome shotgun sequence genomic window:
- the THTPA gene encoding thiamine-triphosphatase, translating to MELDAAREAGEDAAGPGSQFIEVEQKFLAGPGAVEKLVALGATLEGNVSFRDRYYDVPGWPLVLADHWLREREGAGWELKCPPQPLEGAGVPGSLPSPATESQRPRCLPQTANNPQSQHPLQSIEVAGKPHSATQYLEVTFPREIVIRVCRLLGVDPAVAWHDDVARAADELGLQEFASFVTRRCKYHLGDLNVVLDEMDFGYAVGEVEALVGQQEDVPEALDRIRELGSHLGFDEKTQVPGKMSAYLYKFKPELYEALVERGRLRKVRAAADDERARD from the exons ATGGAGCTGGACGCGGCGCGCGAGGCGGGGGAAG ATGCCGCAGGGCCGGGCTCGCAATTCATCGAGGTGGAGCAGAAGTTCCTTGCAGGGCCTGGTGCCGTGGAAAAGTTGGTGGCTCTGGGGGCCACCCTAGAAGGCAACGTTTCCTTCCGCGACCGGTACTACGATGTCCCAGGCTGGCCCCTCGTCCTGGCCGACCATTGGCTCCGGGAGCGGGAGGGGGCTGGCTGGGAGCTGAAATGTCCTCCACAGCCACTAGAGGGAGCCGGTGTCCCAGGTTCCCTCCCTAGCCCGGCCACGGAAAGCCAGAGGCCACGGTGTCTACCACAGACAGCGAACAATCCCCAGTCCCAGCATCCGTTGCAGTCAATCGAGGTAGCCGGCAAGCCTCATTCCGCCACGCAGTACCTAGAAGTGACTTTCCCACGAGAGATTGTGATCCGTGTCTGTAGGCTGCTGGGCGTGGACCCGGCCGTGGCCTGGCACGACGATGTGGCCAGGGCAGCGGACGAACTCGGCCTGCAAGAGTTTGCCAGCTTTGTAACCCGACGGTGCAAGTATCACCTGGGTGACCTGAACGTGGTTCTTGACGAGATGGATTTTGGCTACGCCGTGGGAGAAGTGGAAGCTCTGGTCGGCCAGCAGGAGGACGTGCCGGAGGCTCTAGACCGGATACGAGAGCTGGGAAGCCATCTGG GCTTTGATGAGAAAACCCAGGTTCCTGGCAAGATGTCTGCTTATCTATATAAATTCAAACCTGAACTGTACGAAGCCCTGGTGGAACGTGGACGCCTGAGGAAAGTGAGAGCTGCAGCGGATGACGAACGGGCAAGAGACTGA
- the AP1G2 gene encoding AP-1 complex subunit gamma-like 2 has protein sequence MPEAPLSLPVLIRTIRNAQTQAEERELVQRESAKIRGAFRGDESDTRASNLAKLLYIHMLGYPAHFGQMECLKLIASHRFHEKRIGYLGAALLLDEKQDTHLLLTNSLKNDLLHPSAWVQGLALSTLGSLGSAAMLRDLAGEVEQLARVGQPSVRRKAIICAVHLVRKVPDLTDAFTPLGEQLLTEQIHGILHGTVMLIAEMCEQSPQALEHFCKFVPRLVGVLRNLVVAGYSPDHSISGISDPFLQVQILRLLRILGRDNEDTSEAMNDSLAQVATNTETTRNVGNAILYETVLTIMGVQSTSGLRVLAINILGRFLLNKDRNIRYVALTSLQKLLQAENSAVQRHRSTVLTCLADLDPTVKRRALQLSLALVNSSNVRTTVKELLVFLDTCAPDLKSDCASGIFLATEKFAPNKRWHIDTIFQVLTMAGSYVRDDAVPNLIHLIGGAKELHGYAVQELYNAVAQDISQQPLVQVATWCIGEYGNLLLDGSCDEVELKQVDPEEMLSLLERVLQSHLSLPGTRAYALTALMKLGTRLQDNAVNRIRSLVSIYCSCHDIELQQRAVEFNALFRKYDHLRASILEKMPLVDRSVYSEEGSEKETKGREDVALKVLEVAPSSHPKQREETNQVSDLLDLLGGPIDSSPEQPSTVAPVMGSFLDLLGDLKTPATTSSSMAVYERDGLLIEFSMERPPLEPTLLLITATVSNRTSDEIPAFSLQVAVPKSFQVELLAPSSSTVPGQGGPPITQHIRVLNPRKLPLRMRLRLAYTLPSGVPVQQIEEINSFPESAWK, from the exons ATGCCGGAAGCACCCCTGTCGTTACCCGTCCTGATTCGGACCATCCGGAACGCACAGACCCAGGCGGAGGAACGGGAACTGGTCCAGCGAGAAAGCGCCAAGATCCGGGGAGCTTTCCGTGGAGACGAATCCGACACCCGGGCTTCCAATTTGGCCAAGTTGCTCTATATTCACATGCTGGGCTATCCTGCTCACTTTGGACAG ATGGAATGCCTGAAGCTCATCGCCTCCCACCGATTCCACGAAAAGCGGATCGGCTACCTTGGCGCTGCGCTCCTATTGGATGAGAAGCAGGACACTCACCTTCTGTTGACCAATAGCCTCAAGAA cgACCTCCTGCATCCCAGTGCCTGGGTGCAGGGCTTAGCACTGAGCACCCTCGGTTCCCTGGGCTCTGCGGCGATGCTCCGGGACTTGGCTGGGGAGGTGGAACAGCTGGCCAGGGTGGGGCAGCCCTCCGTGCGAAGGAAG GCCATTATCTGTGCGGTACACCTCGTCCGAAAGGTGCCGGACCTCACGGACGCCTTCACCCCCCTCGGCGAGCAGCTCTTGACCGAACAAATTCACG GCATTTTGCACGGCACCGTCATGTTAATCGCGGAGATGTGCGAGCAAAGTCCCCAAGCCTTGGAACACTTCTGCAAG TTTGTGCCCCGGTTGGTAGGGGTGCTGCGTAACCTGGTGGTAGCTGGGTATTCTCCGGATCACAGTATCTCTGGAATCAGCGACCCTTTTCTGCAG GTACAGATCCTGCGACTGCTGAGGATTCTGGGACGAGACAATGAAGACACCAGCGAGGCCATGAACGACTCCTTGGCCCAG GTGGCCACCAACACAGAGACCACACGGAACGTGGGTAACGCCATCTTGTACGAGACGGTTCTGACCATCATGGGCGTACAGTCCACCAGCGGATTGCGG GTTCTCGCTATAAATATTCTAGGACGCTTTCTCCTTAACAAGGATCGGAATATCAG GTACGTGGCTCTAACATCTCTACAGAAATTGTTGCAAGCGGAGAACAGCGCTGTCCAGAGGCACCGATCCACCGTCCTCACGTGCCTGGCCGATCTGGACCCAACGGTGAAGAG GCGCGCCCTGCAGCTTAGCCTGGCTCTGGTGAACAGCAGCAACGTGAGGACAACCGTTAAGGAACTGCTGGTGTTCCTTGACACCTGTGCCCCAGACCTGAAGTCGGACTGCGCTTCCGGAATATTCCTAGCCACTGAGAA GTTTGCGCCCAACAAGCGTTGGCACATAGACACCATCTTCCAAGTTCTGACCATG GCTGGTTCGTACGTGCGTGACGACGCAGTGCCCAATCTCATCCACCTGATCGGTGGTGCAAAGGAGCTTCACGGTTATGCTgtgcaggagctgtacaacgCAGTGGCCCAAGATATCTCTCAG CAACCCTTGGTTCAAGTAGCCACCTGGTGCATTGGTGAATATGGCAACCTCTTACTGGACGGGAGCTGCGACGAGGTGGAGCTTAAGCAG GTGGACCCAGAGGAGATGCTGTCCCTGTTGGAGCGGGTGCTCCAGTCACACCTGTCCCTGCCGGGAACCAGGGCCTATGCCCTCACCGCGCTCATGAAGCTTGGGACCCGTCTCCAGGACAACGCCGTCAA CCGGATCCGGAGTTTAGTTTCCATTTATTGCAGCTGCCATGACATTGAACTACAGCAGCGGGCGGTGGAGTTCAATGCCCTTTTCCGGAAGTATGACCACCTCAG AGCGTCCATTCTGGAGAAGATGCCCTTGGTGGACAGAAGTGTCTACAGCGAGGAAGGAAGTGAAAAAGAAACTAAGGGAAGAGAGGACGTTGCCCTTAAGGTCCTGGAGGTGGCGCCATCCAGCCATCCTAAGCAGCGGGAGGAAACGAACCAG GTCTCTGATCTCTTGGATCTCCTTGGGGGACCCATAGATTCCTCTCCAGAGCAGCCCAGCACGGTCGCCCCAGTAATGGGATCCTTCCTTGATTTGCTGGGGGATCTAAAAACCCCAG CCACCACCTCCTCCAGCATGGCGGTGTACGAACGAGACGGCCTGCTTATCGAATTCTCCATGGAGCGCCCCCCACTGGAACCCACCTTGCTGCTGATCACGGCCACAGTCTCCAACCGCACCTCAGACGAAATCCCTGCGTTTTCTTTGCAAGTGGCTGTTCCCAAG TCTTTCCAGGTAGAGCTCCTGGCCCCCAGCAGCTCGACAGTCCCAGGCCAGGGTGGGCCTCCCATCACTCAACACATTCGAGTGTTGAACCCAAGGAAG CTCCCGCTCCGGATGAGGCTACGGCTCGCCTACACCCTACCTTCGGGGGTTCCGGTACAGCAGATTGAGGAAATCAACTCATTCCCAGAGAGTGCCTGGAAATGA